A stretch of DNA from Bactrocera neohumeralis isolate Rockhampton chromosome 6, APGP_CSIRO_Bneo_wtdbg2-racon-allhic-juicebox.fasta_v2, whole genome shotgun sequence:
TGAAAGACATTATATGATGATAATGGACGGATTTTGTCAACTGCAATTGGACCGATGGCACTTGCCACTAAGAACCGAGGGATATGGTCGGCATTTTGTTTTGGCGCAGGAAGTGGTACAAAGTCACTGAATTTTGGTCGTTTGTTTGGACGTTGCAAATCGGGATCGAGTAACCGAAACCTATTGCTTTCGGGGGGGTCAGCCCCGTTCATGGTGTCGAATGATAACTATGGcactgagttttttttttatgttaacacTAATAAACTAACAACTACAACTTTAAGGAGCTGCGGTAACTGAATCAGCTAGACTATCGTAGTCGATCGCAAAGAGGAAAAGAACGCGTGAAAAGGCCACGGGACGTGTTTACACGGTGGTTGCCCACTTTGAActgcaattgaaaataattaagcaATATGGAGGGTAAAAAAGACAGAGTGTGAGTTATGAATATATTTCATTGGCTCACCTATTATTTGGCTACGAAATTTGAATACCTCGAAATTCTGTTGTACATGTAATTGATCCTTCAGATTCGCCATACCGTCCAAATGTTTGCAATTTCCAATTCTCGTggattaataaaaaacaagatcaaataatgaaaatgtgtaaaatccATGTTTTTCTCAAGTCCAATTATATGTTGTGTGCCCCAGGGTTGGAAAACATTCGATCCTTCTTTTGTCCTCAAGAAGTTGCTAATTTGTTGGAAAAGGGTCTCTAtagccttacaaactgaacgacaaGACCAATTCCCTTCatgaaaactttcttttttaacgatatatcttcacgaaatctgGCAAGGATTATTGTCAAAGGCAACGAAGCAATCTCTAAAGTTCTTCTACGGAAAGTCTACTTTGGGTCTTTCAACAAGACAATGACCTAAAGCACACAAGCAAGTAAGCTCAGCTGTGTTTTCAGAAAAATAGGAATCATGGAGGGGCATGCACATGCCGATGCTAGTCCAACTAGTAATAATCAACCTTGTGAAACTGTTGAGCGTGTATGGAAATTAATATCCAATGAACGATGTGAAAACCCCACAAAGGGACCTCtaccaaattttaataatttctcatatacttacatacataagttaatTTCGCTATGAAAATCtttaaagttgaaattattacTACAAACACATCTGAGCTTGGATTGGAAGCCGAAGCcggaaaaaccacgtcaaagcagtcaaaaatcaaggttatattgacagttttattcgattatcgagatgtggagcactccgaattccttccgaccgaccaaactgtcaacaaggaatactatttgagtggtTTGCGTTGTTGATTTTTGCGTAATGATAATGAACCGTCGCATATTGGATTGattttttgtgagtttttcgtCATATTTTCTACcaatattcgcctgatttagttccgtgtgacttctggctattcagcaaactcagaCGACCGCCCCGGAAAAACCGTTTTGAGACAattaaagacattaaacgtgaatcgctacgcgcattgaaggctattctggaactagactttaacaactgtttcgaggattggaaaaaccTTGGCAAAATTGTATTGGGACCAAagtggattactttgaaggagacgACACACTATAGTCTTTggagaataaattaagaattttaaaattatgaacaaagtctttcaattttttgctcatagtagcatgtatgtatatcctttcgaaattgagttttagTAATCTTAAAATGAACTAATTtcttaagttttgttttatgaaTAACATGTAAATagaatattttagtaaaataaaaagcaaagtaaacatttagcaaataaaaaccggcattatctttatttattttctacattGTGCGCACTACTAAAAACAACATAATTGTATAGTAGACGGGtcaatataaacaaatacatgaatcgtttacttttttctcaaataagCGTAAGTTAAATACTTATTTCGGTTCGTTGAATATGCTATACCTTGAGGTACTGTAGCAGAGAACGTGTTTTCTATATTTAAGTTCTAAAAAATCCTGAAGCCATTTTCAGTGCGTCCAAGGCTACGAAATTCACATTTAGAACATACCATACACATTGGTGGCTGCCTTAGAAAGGATGTGCACCTAAGACACAAACCCTTCCGTTTATTCGCAATATTTCTTATAGGAGCATGCACATTTCATGTACACgttatgttatgtatgtacacgTCTATATAACTAACTAACACGTCTATATATAACGTCTATGTATAACTGTTGCATTTGTTCTTCACTTTGTGCAGAGCTTTTAACTTATTACCAACAGGACTTTATTGTTATGAAACTCCAGTTTCTTTTTGtacagaatataatagttttgttcacctaacggtttttggtatcacctaaaactaatcgagataaatgggttatatatatacatataaaagatcAGGAAGAAGatacgagttgaaatccggaaaCTTGGACTATAGAGCCGGAATAAATATTGGACGATGGGTGTGGCGCCGCCTACTTTCATCACCCCACCGACCGattttaaggggctataccagtgtgacacattcaaaaaaaatttttgttttgtttgctttttcgatagtttatatttccaaaaatatcctatgaaatcggcaaggtcgtattttgaatagtttttggatagcagcgttctaaagagcgacggCTCGGAGGTACACGCCTATGTAAGtggaactttaaacgcgtttttctcgaaacgacattttgcAAAATTGCTGGcttcataactcaacgagaaattaaccgatcgactaaaaattaaaactgaatattttttattagatttaccatgcaatgacctacgatcgttttgatttgttgaaaattgtcaatttggcataaaaagacgacaattttttacctaaaaaaccgatttttttatttcaaaattaatttttgatacttttcaaagatcgtaggtcattgtatagaaaatatatttaagtttaattaactttttgaattttcttctgtcagctactcattcggccggaatccgaagacagcccataactcctttatttttcaacacttttgtaaaaaaaaaatcttaaaatataagtagctgaaaatataccttattacactcaaagaagttcgaaacatTTAATCGAGTactatctttaaaaaaaaatcacgaaaatcgcctaatttttcatgcgttacactggtatagccccttaacttAAGTAATTTGTGACATTTCTATATTACAGTGCAAAAATGGGCCAAATCGTACTCCAACCaggcctacttcccatataacacaattcgaaatttcatttgattctttcattttccagtgcacaaatcaaaaagaaattaatataacgggatgaAACTTTACTTAAATTGCTCAAATCCTACCAACACCCGGTCAATGTAAGAGATAAGTATTGAAATTCAGGAAAATTCTgtcctgataatagtatgactgtgtgtcaaaaatgggttgaatcgggccaatacttctcttagcttCCGTATACCTTATAAAAAGAGGGATTTAAGGGAATCAGGGTCAAAATTTTACAATGGGCGTTGCCCCGCCCACTTTCAGGTAAAATCAATATCAAGGAGACCcgctctaccgatttcaatgaaatttggtagaTGGCATTTACCATATTTAACATTTGTTGCTGCTCCTGTTCTTTCAGTTTCTAGTATACAAGTTAAGAATCAATGAATGTATCGGGACAAAACATTCCTCGAATACTGGATTTGAAGTGTTCCAGCTTAAGAGCAACAATCATCAAAAGCTATATTAGGAAATTCCAAAACTCAAATGTTGCAGGCAGTTCCTTTGTTTTGTTTGATACAAATTCATCTGGGATGGGATTGATGGatctatatttttaacaaaattatgaaacaatTTTCTGAAATGGTCTGTTCTATAGAACTTATAAGTAAAGGAAAAATTTTGTCCAAGCAGAATGCAACTCCAGCGGGTTCTCAGGAAGTGTTTTTAAAGATATAGTTTTCCTATGGATGTTCTTatagtaatatacatatttgtataatgTTTATTAACTGATTTTTTACAGTATTACATCTACATaattatgtgcatatgttttTACAGTTGCTTTAAACTAAATACTCATATCTACATTTAAAATACTAATTGTAAGagaattttttacatttcacgTATTAACGTGTGTGTACACAAGTAAGTATATTCAACAGTTCAATAATGATTTATATTCGTAAAAGTATAGTTAATAATGGTATCGTCTTGGCGACGAATTTGCAACGAATGCAGTTCTTCTCAGGGACTCAATAGAGAGAGCCTCGGTGCTGCAGGTGTTGCATAAGATGTCGATCCAACATATTCGGTTCATTGGACAAAGTCAGCGTCGAAGATGAGCGGTGAATTTGTGGGAACCCGTCGCgggcagcagcggcggcagcaacaGCTTGTGAGCGCAGCAAGTTATTACGATTCACCTGGCGATAGAGATCGATACCACGGGGGCGGGAGTTGCGACGCACGGAATTGTTAAAGGTTATTTGTAACGAAAGACGTTTTTGTGACAGTGCCGCCAATTGTTCGGGTGATAGTTCGATGACTTGTGGTGCAAGTGGCGATGGCACCGTGTATATCGGGTTTGGATTGTTAGAGTTTGCATTGTTTGCCGCTCCACAGGTGCAGGTCGAAGTTACTGAGACGTTGTCGTTGTCGGTACCCACGCCGTTTTccatattgaaaatttgattcTCTTTGCCCGTGTTGTCAGCGGCCGCTGGATCTTTTTCGAATATCTTCACTACTGGCATGGGTGGAGTTAGAATAATGCCCGCTTTTCGAAACTCTTCTAAAGCGTCATCGTAGGTTGGCAACCCTGAGACAATGGTATAAGACGGAAGGGACTCCACCTCGTAATTTGGTGGGTAGTGACGACATATTTCCAAGGGTTCAGGATTTGTCCGATCTGCAATGATAATAGATAAATTGTCATTATAATATATAAGCAAACTTTTGAAAGTTTTGGTCACAATCAATAGATATCGGTCTAAAATAATTACATGAAATAATACTTAAGGGTTATTCAGGTATATAACAGTGTCCGACCGACTCCTGAATTATATTAAACTTTTCCATATCAGAAAAAAGGacttttgaaaatgtttctCCATAGAAAGATACTTTATATGCCTTTCAAAACGATAAACTTAGTCTTAGTTCGGCTCTTACCGAATATTTTAAGGTATTGCAAAATTCTATGTTAAGCAAGTAAGGAAgtctgattttggacgaccttcacgaagTTCGACCTGGAgggatctacgacctcgattgaattcaccataacACTGATAAATACTagtccttgatggagcttcgtcgccaaaaatttaattaagttcatcgatgcacagTTTCCGATTTAATCCACGTAACAACATATATAGCGCtagggtcggctttagtataccgtcccaggattttgggaaaaaattggtatggtcggatagaggagattctcctgatcacgaatatatatggttatagccgcaggaagattatagttttcgagatattcgcgtttaaaatttaaaatttgctatattttaataacattttttctatatttaaaattaattttgcacttatatttttcaattttatatacactaacacatcactaattcgtttgtacacatttattttatatcatatattgcaaaaatagcttttattatacatttgaattattgttgaattatgactatttaataataacaaattattttcaaactgtCAAATGAtaagtgttaccttatcgacatcatttgtaaaaataaatttgtcaaataattaGTGTTAacgtactaaaatattttacaaactaaaacaaaaaaaaataaaaagaaatattataccctaaataaaggaaacataatcgttgataaacaataaaaaatttaagcggCCTGAAGGCCGCCAATGTAAAAATGAGTCCTAGGGgagtaaaaaatgtatacacccCAGTGTTGGGCTGACtaggtttattatttttataggttgttgattctcgtagttggggtataatctgttcactttattacaaatgatgtcCATAAGGTAACACTTATCATTTGACagttaattattgttattattaaatagtcATAAttaatctcctctatccgaccataccaattttttcccgaaatcctgggacggtatactaaattcttccccCAGATTGCAGCAATAGTGTGGTCACGTCCCGAAATATAAAGAGCAACCTACGCATGACAGTCATATATATTTCATGTAATGGAAAGGCAAGGAGCCGCCACGCTGTACGctgaaacaattcttttacatatggctcaagcagctcacgacttttggcctttgaccaagtatcctctgggtggcctaagaacatccatttgaaggcgaaacatcctctcctctgggttgtgcgctgggtttgggacccgccacataaaaaacgcacccaataaaaaacaacaagcctcggaagagaaaccctcTTTtagatgacgaccacggcaaacgaattATGGTCTACggtttgagggcatgcacctggaatattcggtcccttaattgggaagaagccgttggccagctggttgatgtccttgttagagtgaaggctgacatcaccgccgtccaagaaatgcgatggatggtacaaggactgagacgagtaggttcttgtggcatttactacagtggctatataaagaagcgcaaatttggtgtcgccgagtactgtcactCCCCCccgtggatgaacgtctagccacaattcgcattaaagtgaagttcttcaacatatcgatgatctgcgcccacgccccgacggaagagaaggacgaggtgatcaaagatgccttctatgagcgcttggaatgCACCTATGAGAGCGGCctccgccacgatatcaaaatcgtgcttggcgactttaacgtcagggtggacaaagaaggtatctttggcactacggtcggtaaattccgtctccacgatgaaacatccccaaatgggttcgccggggcccgaaatatgaatccagcataagaaaatacatacatcatcgaaaagccaccaaccagatcgatcatgacCACGCTGCTACGAAggtagcaattacccgcctgaagaacaacaaagcggcgggcccgatggattgccggccgagctattcaaacacgacggcgaaggagtgataaggagcatgcatcagcttctttgtagaatatggtcggacaaaaccatgcccaatgattggaatttaagtatgctctgcaaAAGTCCacacaatttgcgccaactaccgtgggataagcctcctcaacatcgcatataaggttctatcgagcgtattgtgtaaaagattaaagcccaccgccaacaaactgattggaccttttcAATGTGGCTTTAGGTCTGGCGAATTAACAACTTACCAGATATtgaccatgcgccaaatcttggaataTACCAgggaaaggagaatcgacatgcaccacctcttcgtcgattccaaagctgcttttgacagcacgaaaaggagctgcttttatgccgctatgtctgaatttggtattctcGCAAacctaatacggctgtgtaaactgacgttgagcaacatcaaaagctccgtcaggattgggaaggacctctccgagccgttcgataccaaacgaggtttcagacccCTGGCAAAAATGGCTCAATGTAATGATAGATCTGCACTTGCACAGTGGTGAAAGTTGGTGAAAATCCGGGCAGTTTAAAACTTAATCCATCCAAAGAACGTAATTTGAAAGCAAGAGTATTATTTCCTGATTTTGCTTAGAAATTGCTTTGACACATCTTTAATGTGCTTTTAAAGACTCTTCTGGTCGTAACCGTATTTTAATGTGGTGCTAATTTATGGTCCGATTCCGCCCATTTACAATACCAACATTCTCGTGGTGTTGAGAAACATGTACACCAAGTTTTATTAAGAAGTCTGAATATTTACTCAATTTATCGTTGCACGCACTGATTAACCATTGATCCTTAGaaaaatatctcatttttaAGGAAATCAGGAATGTcgcaatataattaaaattcaataaaactaTAGTAATGAATTCAATGTTGTAATAAAATAGAAAGGTATCCATGCAAAATTCAGGAAAATACTTTGAATttgattcaaacaaaaaatttgcaagAATGATTCGTAGTTTAGAATTTCATTCTTTTACAGAATTGCACCTAATTTTGaggtgttaaaaattaaaattttcgatataatgtttgttaaaataatatttttatcgtCATATCGTGCTTTTGTCATTATTTAAATATCGCCTTTTTGGGCTTCATACCTCTAATTAATCATTTTAACAATGCATCGCTAGAAAGTGAAAGGGTGGGACACCAATTGCTTTTTTAATgcctcaaaattatattttctataaatgcaccgttcaattaaaaaaaatcaaacgaagTTCAATTGAAATGGAGGAGAGATAAACACAGCATTTACCATAGAAGTAAATTTGTAGAGGAAGAACTAGGAGAAACTGGTAAAAGAATATGACCTGTTGATTTAATTTTGTGTATTACTcgaactaaataaaaaaacgttaaacaataaataaaaatgagtttttttttttttactttaaaactgACCAGATGACCGCTGTCAATTGCTAAATTTCATGTTTTATAGGCTTCGATTCCCCGTCATCCACCTTATACACGCATTCACATATTTAGTGGTGATTTGTTTGGCTGGAAGTTTTCGTTGGATCAAGTTTTGTTGCAATTGTAACAAGTAATGTTACAGTTTCATAACAATTTACCCCTCAAGTAGAAGCAGCATGGCGCGCACGTCACAATAAAAGTAGTAATAAATGTACATTTCAGAATATCATCAATTTCCAACGACCCTCACGCTCAGGACGATACCAGTGGGATGAGGTAAACAAGTGCCATACGACAGAACGTAGCAtccaaacatacttacataccaTACATGCATACAGTAGATCACTTAAGTTATTAGTACACCTCACTTTTAGtttcaaattatatgaaaattgcgcccaatttaaaaaaatagcacgaatgtttttgtttttttcctttttaatctttaatttcAATCATGTGTTGTCATGTTCTGTGTCCCATTATTTCTAGCTAATATTTTCAGGAATATGTACAGAAATCATATCACATAACAGCGAACGTTTGTGTGGTGAGCGCTGAACTTGCTTAAATCacacaacaaatataaaagctACTTCTATTTTCGACGTcagtaatttcattttataaagatttatctcatataatatttacataaatatttcagtAATGGCTCAGAGGAGAAAAATAacattcaaattattttgaaaaagtaattcattcattcatttattgataaatttaaGAATACACGCTCTGGACGTGGGTTTACGGGAgcaaaatttcttttactttcAGCAAAACACTCAacttatttaacaataaaataaatattatttggtgTAACTTAAGTGCTTcactgtatactatatatatatttcacaaatacaaatatgcaGGTACAATTGCGTTTTATGCCGTATGCTCTTGGGCGTATGACCATTGTTGCTTTCCACTCCCTGCAGCATTCTTAAAAAACGGGGTGCGTTCCGACACGAGACAGTCATGTCGTCTCCACTCAGTTGAATgcgtaaaacaaacaaaagggTGTGAAACGAAGCAGGTACAATGAGTTTTGGAGTTGCTCATTTTTACCATTCACAATCACGTCTCCCCGTGCGTCATCCTTCCGACAGCTGCCCTACCAATGCACACCACAAACATTGCAATACTGTGAAATCCGCTCGCTTATACGCCGCAAAGTATGCTGGAATGGCAAAGTCAGCATGAAACTAATCTCCGAAAACGAACCAAAACACCGTTAACGTTGGCACAAGGTCTGTGTAGCATAGAAGTAGTAGCATCTTTTTCGTTTCTACTTcactgttttttaatttattgttcaCTGCGAATTAAGAATGAGTCATCCTTACCGGCGCTGAGGGATTCCCCATTAATGGAGCTTCCCAACAATCACATCCCGCATTTAGCGCAGTCCTGttgttgaattataaaaaaaactttattgtaACCAAAAAGTGTGACTTTGGaatatttgagtgttacaaAATGTCTGCAATTACAGGGTTGACTTTCATCCCACACTAAAATGCCAGTGAAGTTTAATCGAAAAAATGCGTGTAAAATATAACGGTTGTGAGCATGCTTTGGAGAGGGCGCTGACTTTTACAAGTAAAACACTCTTTTAAGTAGGAGTAAGAGTGTGCaaagaatttcaattttatttattacaatagtCAAtataatcatacatatgtatgtattttcggtatatatataattataattaaattttttgaagtttgtcatgaaaaatattctcaaaatattttgaaaattatagcagaaacagccaaaaacgctactcccttccttcctttgccttgcttagcgagcaaaatgtgtGAAGAGTTGAGCCagtggtaaaaacgcagaaatcagccatctttgtttgttttcatttgaacaatgttgcc
This window harbors:
- the LOC126762343 gene encoding uncharacterized protein LOC126762343 isoform X2, producing MQTLEMPSENSRSYMTLAQLHSLLRAGQASESTFVLDETKSAALNVSWVQFKNRSDADSVLLLVNDENYISAYNNRPTSVIITCMICAWVLLIVSVTVCCFAQCGVVKRAKSILHGTALAGGQQQSDRTNPEPLEICRHYPPNYEVESLPSYTIVSGLPTYDDALEEFRKAGIILTPPMPVVKIFEKDPAAADNTGKENQIFNMENGVGTDNDNVSVTSTCTCGAANNANSNNPNPIYTVPSPLAPQVIELSPEQLAALSQKRLSLQITFNNSVRRNSRPRGIDLYRQVNRNNLLRSQAVAAAAAARDGFPQIHRSSSTLTLSNEPNMLDRHLMQHLQHRGSLY
- the LOC126762343 gene encoding uncharacterized protein LOC126762343 isoform X1, giving the protein MSELQVISTNYTTTSKDTLELFELPQNYSVLINKLERLALGLDSALGNFSLDRKEIEVAVGGSNEFLDPFSGPAAGGHIQPPRSAYSHHETEIPLVVSDIWIGVILTLLIVSVIFFICSCFLYHKFQEWKNSYRTNPEPLEICRHYPPNYEVESLPSYTIVSGLPTYDDALEEFRKAGIILTPPMPVVKIFEKDPAAADNTGKENQIFNMENGVGTDNDNVSVTSTCTCGAANNANSNNPNPIYTVPSPLAPQVIELSPEQLAALSQKRLSLQITFNNSVRRNSRPRGIDLYRQVNRNNLLRSQAVAAAAAARDGFPQIHRSSSTLTLSNEPNMLDRHLMQHLQHRGSLY